In the genome of Thermococcus sp., the window CACGAGCACCAGAAGCGCGGCGAACGCTTCCAGAGCGAAGATCAGGAAGCCCTTTATCCCCACGAACCCTCCGAGGGAGAGACCCAGGCCGATCAAAAGGGATACCCCGTAGAGGGGGTAGCTGTCCCTAATGAATTGTTTGAGCTCTCCCATTTTGCCGAATGTGAAGAGCACCACGGGGTAAACTGCCACTAGGGCAAGGAGGATTCCGACACCGAACTGGCTTCCGTTCCAGACACCCATATAAATGGGGCTGAGCAGTAGGAAGAGGGCCCCCCAGAGGATTTTCTTCCAGTTCCACTTCCCCTCTTCGATGTACAGTAGGAAGGTGACCATGGTGTAGAGGAAGAACATCATGAACGGCCCTTCACCACGGTTGTTGCCCGAGAACGTTTTGCTGAAGTTGGCGTAGGAGAAGCTCATGAAGGCGGCCGCCCACAGTCCCGCCCAGTCTGAATGGAGCTTTCTTCCAAGTAGGTACACCGCTATTATCGTCATCGCACCGACGAAGGGTGGCCACAGTTTGAATGCCCCCATAACCGTGGTGCCGAAGAGGGCGTGAGTTATCTTGTAGAACCAGGCCTGAACGACGTAGAGGCCGAGGTATCCACCCTTCAGAGTTATGCCTGTCGGGGGGTTGGCGTACGCCAAGTACCTTGGGATTCCCTCCTTTATGGCTATTTTGTAAAGCTCAAAGTGGTAGAACGTATCGGGATCAAGGAACGTCTTGTAGTTCGACGTAACGTCCCTTATCCTGAAGCCTATGTACGCCAGCAGGAGGACGAGTGCGGGAATGCCGTACGTTTTCAGCTTCCCATAATAATGGGAGAGACCCCTTCTGGAGTCCGATTTTTTCTTCTTTTTGACATCGGTTTTCACCATAGGAACCACCTCACTCCACGGTAACGGATTTGGCCAAATTCCGCGGTTTATCGGGGTCGTTGCCCCTCAAAACCGCTAGATGATAAGCTAGGATTTGGAGGGGAACCACGTAGATCATTGGGGTTAAGACTTCACTTATGGATGGCATCTCTACAAGAACGTCCGCGGTCCCTCTGAGTTCATCCGAGTCGCTCAGAGCGACGACCATGGCCCCTCTGGCCTTCGACTCCTCTATGTTGCTAACCATTTTATCAAAGAGGTGCCCGCTTGGCGTGATCGCGATAACGGGGACACCATCCTCCAGCAGGGCGAGCGGCCCGTGCTTGAGCTCCCCCGCGCTCAGCCCCTCGGCATGGATGTAGCTTATCTCCTTGAGCTTAAGGGCACCCTCAAGCGCCGTGGGGACGTTGATGCCCCTCCCGATGTAGAAGAAGTCCTTTCGATCCTTTAAGCCCTCTGCGAGCTCTTTTAATCTCCCCTCAGTGGAAAGGACACCTTCAACAAGTTTCGGCACACCCATGAACTCGTCTTCAAGCTTTTTAATCTCATCTTCCCCCCTCCTTCCGAGCTTTCTTGCCAGCTCTATGGCGAGCATCGTCAGAACTGTGATCTGGGTTGTGTAGGTCTTGGTCGCCGCCACCCCGATCTCGGGTCCGGCGTGTGTGTAGAGGGTAATGTCCGCTACGCGGGTCGCCATACTGCCGACGACGTTCACTATCGCCAGGACCTTGGCGCCCCTGCTCTTCGCCAGTTTCATCGCCGCAAGTGTGTCCGCTGTCTCGCCACTCTGTGTTATGGCTATTACAAGGGAGTCTTCGTCAAGTATGCTCTCTGCACCGTACCTGAACTCACTGGCCTCCTCCACGATTGCCATCTTCCCAGCAAGCCGCTGAAAGAGGTACTTTCCCACCAGCGCCGCATGGTAGGAGGTCCCCATTGCCACGAAGAACACCTTGCCGTACCTTGCGATCTCTTCAGCCACGGCCGGGATCAGGTCGCTGTTCCCGTGGATTGCGTCTTTTATTGCCCTGGGCTGCTCGTGTATCTCCTTCAGCATGAAATGGGGGTACCCACCTTTCTCGGCCATGTCCAGGGTCCAGTCTATCTCCTGAACTGGTTTTTCTACAATCTCCCCGGTTTCCAGCCTTTTAACGATATACGATTCCCTTGTCA includes:
- the glmS gene encoding glutamine--fructose-6-phosphate transaminase (isomerizing), translating into RGYDSAGVVTGEGESLHIKKGAGRIDPLVSELGLLNMPGNRGIGHTRWATHGVPNEINAHPHTDCSGKIALVHNGIIENYLELREDLRKKGHTFKSDTDTEVIAHLIEEELKSSRNFEDAMRKALLRLRGSFALGIVYAGESDRLYFVRNESPLVLGLGTGENFAASDVPAFLEYTRKAVFLDDGEYAVLTRESYIVKRLETGEIVEKPVQEIDWTLDMAEKGGYPHFMLKEIHEQPRAIKDAIHGNSDLIPAVAEEIARYGKVFFVAMGTSYHAALVGKYLFQRLAGKMAIVEEASEFRYGAESILDEDSLVIAITQSGETADTLAAMKLAKSRGAKVLAIVNVVGSMATRVADITLYTHAGPEIGVAATKTYTTQITVLTMLAIELARKLGRRGEDEIKKLEDEFMGVPKLVEGVLSTEGRLKELAEGLKDRKDFFYIGRGINVPTALEGALKLKEISYIHAEGLSAGELKHGPLALLEDGVPVIAITPSGHLFDKMVSNIEESKARGAMVVALSDSDELRGTADVLVEMPSISEVLTPMIYVVPLQILAYHLAVLRGNDPDKPRNLAKSVTVE